In one window of Juglans regia cultivar Chandler chromosome 3, Walnut 2.0, whole genome shotgun sequence DNA:
- the LOC108981474 gene encoding uncharacterized protein LOC108981474, which translates to MDQQSQRTSSFSPADLPMKRKRGRPRKDENPVIGKRNPMMAASDSMRKSKEVTDTSDDVNGGMVGQVVTGVIEGSFDAGYLLNVKVGDTDTHLRGVVFLPGRFTPITAANDVAPHVKMYNRKEIPIAVLNPQTELHNSVPLSGQGGKQPTELETRVPELSDQFLTPELWTPIQNPPKNESASVVVTMAADVPNNDAGLSLGGNEVPPQTLDSGLESQSTSTMAQPDHHKAVEHDEALLECEASPLIKGSKPESASGPVVDIVPGVEIATKEPQIQHQDVSLDLKQNELLHDEVKNPNLELQTPVFAEHKAMSPEQMKEPVEILMEEQVSPQKDIAQDTQPELAIETLRGTGASLSNGRPASDSADAAELGSHPMLQTSQPAMMLEGEVTPAVSKLASKEYVISGIMEPQIHSSGTTSNIENGVKDDLLPQS; encoded by the coding sequence ATGGACCAACAGAGTCAAAGAACCAGTTCTTTTTCTCCTGCAGACCTCCCTATGAAACGGAAACGTGGTCGTCCACGCAAGGATGAAAATCCGGTGATTGGGAAGAGGAATCCCATGATGGCTGCATCTGACAGCATGAGGAAAAGTAAAGAAGTAACGGATACAAGTGATGATGTTAATGGTGGCATGGTGGGTCAGGTGGTCACTGGTGTCATTGAAGGTTCATTTGATGCTGGATATCTTCTTAATGTTAAGGTAGGGGACACTGACACTCATCTGAGGGGTGTTGTATTTCTTCCTGGACGGTTCACTCCAATTACGGCAGCAAATGATGTTGCTCCACATGTTAAGATGTACAACAGAAAGGAGATCCCAATTGCAGTTCTCAACCCTCAAACAGAGCTACATAATTCTGTTCCCCTATCAGGACAAGGTGGTAAGCAACCCACTGAGCTTGAAACCCGCGTACCTGAGCTTTCAGATCAATTCCTAACTCCTGAGCTTTGGACTCCAATCCAAAATCCACCCAAGAACGAATCTGCCTCTGTTGTGGTAACTATGGCTGCCGACGTGCCAAACAATGATGCAGGTCTTTCCTTGGGAGGAAATGAAGTGCCACCGCAAACATTGGACTCTGGTCTTGAGAGCCAATCTACATCTACTATGGCACAGCCGGATCATCACAAGGCTGTTGAACATGACGAGGCATTGCTGGAATGTGAAGCTTCCCCACTGATAAAAGGATCTAAACCGGAATCAGCTTCTGGACCAGTTGTTGACATAGTGCCAGGTGTTGAAATTGCTACTAAAGAGCCTCAAATTCAACATCAGGACGTTAGTCTTGACCTTAAGCAGAATGAATTGCTTCATGACGAAGTGAAGAACCCAAATCTTGAACTCCAAACTCCTGTATTTGCGGAACACAAAGCCATGTCTCCTGAACAGATGAAGGAGCCCGTGGAAATTTTGATGGAAGAGCAGGTCTCTCCACAGAAAGATATAGCACAAGATACACAACCGGAGCTTGCTATTGAGACTTTACGTGGAACTGGCGCGTCCCTCTCAAATGGAAGGCCTGCAAGTGATTCTGCTGACGCTGCTGAGTTGGGCTCACACCCAATGTTGCAGACCAGCCAACCGGCAATGATGTTAGAGGGAGAGGTTACTCCAGCAGTGTCCAAGCTTGCCTCCAAAGAATATGTTATTTCAGGAATTATGGAACCCCAGATCCATAGTTCTGGTACCACGAGCAATATTGAAAATGGTGTCAAAGATGACCTGCTACCACAATCTTAG
- the LOC108981473 gene encoding polyadenylate-binding protein RBP45-like isoform X1: MMQPAPTGVAPQIMPQQAQQYPPQQQQQSPYMMMPPQPPAAAQPPPQMWAPQQVQPQAQQPHPTSAEEVRTLWIGDLQYWMDENYLFTCFSQTGEIISVKVIRNKQTGQSEGYGFIEFSTRAGAERVLQTYNGTIMPNGGQNFRLNWATFSSGERRSDDTPDFTIFVGDLAPDVTDYMLQETFMARYPSVKGAKVVIDRLTGRTKGYGFVKFGDEGEQLRAMTEMNGVLCSSRPMRIGPATNKNTTGGQQPKASYQNAQGTQSENDPSNTTIFVGNLDPNVTDDHLRQVFSQYGHLVHVKIPSGKRCGFVQFVDRSCAEEALRMLNGTQLGGQSIRLSWGRSPSNKQVLQPDPNQWNGGYYGYAYGQESYGYAPAAQDPNMYGYAYGNYQQQAPQQQAGYS, encoded by the exons ATGATGCAACCTGCTCCGACGGGCGTGGCTCCACAAATAATGCCCCAACAGGCGCAGCAATACCCGccacagcagcaacaacaatcACCTTACATGATGATGCCTCCACAGCCACCAGCGGCTGCTCAACCACCACCTCAGATGTGGGCGCCCCAGCAGGTCCAGCCCCAGGCCCAACAGCCCCACCCGACCAGCGCCGAAGAGGTCCGCACCCTCTGGATCGGGGACCTCCAGTACTGGATGGACGAGAACTACCTTTTCACTTGTTTCTCTCAGACCGGCGAG ATTATATCGGTGAAAGTGATCCGTAATAAGCAGACCGGTCAGTCAGAGGGTTATGGATTTATTGAGTTTTCAACACGTGCCGGGGCAGAGAGAGTACTTCAAACGTACAATGGCACCATAATGCCAAACGGTGGGCAGAACTTTAGACTCAACTGGGCAACTTTTAGTTCGGGTGAGAGACGGTCTGATGATACTCCTGATTTCACGATATTTGTTGGAGATTTGGCTCCTGATGTTACCGACTACATGCTACAAGAGACCTTCATGGCCCGTTATCCCTCAGTTAAGGGTGCAAAGGTTGTGATTGATAGGCTCACTGGTCGGACAAAGGGTTATGGTTTTGTAAAATTTGGAGATGAAGGTGAGCAATTGCGTGCCATGACGGAGATGAATGGAGTTCTCTGCTCTTCAAGGCCTATGCGAATTGGGCCGGCTACAAACAAAAACACTACCGGAGGTCAACAACCAAAAG CTTCATACCAGAATGCTCAAGGGACCCAAAGCGAGAATGATCCAAGTAATACAACT ATATTTGTTGGCAATTTGGATCCTAACGTTACAGATGACCATTTGAGACAAGTTTTCAGCCAATACGGGCATTTAGTACATGTTAAGATACCATCAGGCAAGCGATGTGGCTTTGTTCAATTTGTTGACAG AAGCTGTGCTGAGGAAGCATTGAGGATGTTAAATGGAACTCAATTGGGTGGACAAAGTATTCGACTTTCTTGGGGTCGTAGTCCTTCAAACAAACAGGTG CTTCAGCCAGATCCAAACCAGTGGAATGGTGGCTATTACGGATATGCATATGGACAGGAAAGCTATGGATATGCCCCTGCTGCCCAAGATCCCAACATGTATGGATATGCTTATGGAAATTACCAGCAGCAGGCACCACAGCAGCAAGCGGGGTATAGCTAA
- the LOC108981473 gene encoding polyadenylate-binding protein RBP45-like isoform X2: MMQPAPTGVAPQIMPQQAQQYPPQQQQQSPYMMMPPQPPAAAQPPPQMWAPQQVQPQAQQPHPTSAEEVRTLWIGDLQYWMDENYLFTCFSQTGEIISVKVIRNKQTGQSEGYGFIEFSTRAGAERVLQTYNGTIMPNGGQNFRLNWATFSSGERRSDDTPDFTIFVGDLAPDVTDYMLQETFMARYPSVKGAKVVIDRLTGRTKGYGFVKFGDEGEQLRAMTEMNGVLCSSRPMRIGPATNKNTTGGQQPKASYQNAQGTQSENDPSNTTIFVGNLDPNVTDDHLRQVFSQYGHLVHVKIPSGKRCGFVQFVDRSCAEEALRMLNGTQLGGQSIRLSWGRSPSNKQLQPDPNQWNGGYYGYAYGQESYGYAPAAQDPNMYGYAYGNYQQQAPQQQAGYS; this comes from the exons ATGATGCAACCTGCTCCGACGGGCGTGGCTCCACAAATAATGCCCCAACAGGCGCAGCAATACCCGccacagcagcaacaacaatcACCTTACATGATGATGCCTCCACAGCCACCAGCGGCTGCTCAACCACCACCTCAGATGTGGGCGCCCCAGCAGGTCCAGCCCCAGGCCCAACAGCCCCACCCGACCAGCGCCGAAGAGGTCCGCACCCTCTGGATCGGGGACCTCCAGTACTGGATGGACGAGAACTACCTTTTCACTTGTTTCTCTCAGACCGGCGAG ATTATATCGGTGAAAGTGATCCGTAATAAGCAGACCGGTCAGTCAGAGGGTTATGGATTTATTGAGTTTTCAACACGTGCCGGGGCAGAGAGAGTACTTCAAACGTACAATGGCACCATAATGCCAAACGGTGGGCAGAACTTTAGACTCAACTGGGCAACTTTTAGTTCGGGTGAGAGACGGTCTGATGATACTCCTGATTTCACGATATTTGTTGGAGATTTGGCTCCTGATGTTACCGACTACATGCTACAAGAGACCTTCATGGCCCGTTATCCCTCAGTTAAGGGTGCAAAGGTTGTGATTGATAGGCTCACTGGTCGGACAAAGGGTTATGGTTTTGTAAAATTTGGAGATGAAGGTGAGCAATTGCGTGCCATGACGGAGATGAATGGAGTTCTCTGCTCTTCAAGGCCTATGCGAATTGGGCCGGCTACAAACAAAAACACTACCGGAGGTCAACAACCAAAAG CTTCATACCAGAATGCTCAAGGGACCCAAAGCGAGAATGATCCAAGTAATACAACT ATATTTGTTGGCAATTTGGATCCTAACGTTACAGATGACCATTTGAGACAAGTTTTCAGCCAATACGGGCATTTAGTACATGTTAAGATACCATCAGGCAAGCGATGTGGCTTTGTTCAATTTGTTGACAG AAGCTGTGCTGAGGAAGCATTGAGGATGTTAAATGGAACTCAATTGGGTGGACAAAGTATTCGACTTTCTTGGGGTCGTAGTCCTTCAAACAAACAG CTTCAGCCAGATCCAAACCAGTGGAATGGTGGCTATTACGGATATGCATATGGACAGGAAAGCTATGGATATGCCCCTGCTGCCCAAGATCCCAACATGTATGGATATGCTTATGGAAATTACCAGCAGCAGGCACCACAGCAGCAAGCGGGGTATAGCTAA
- the LOC108981477 gene encoding mediator of RNA polymerase II transcription subunit 21 has protein sequence MDIISQLQDQVNTVAALAFNTFGALQRDAPPVRLSPNYPEPPPNPTDDAAEAPNTSEQPKLLGAGLVKAAKQFDALVAALPLSDGGEEAQLKRIAELQAENDAVGQELQRQLEAAEKELKQVQELFGQATDNCLNLKKPD, from the exons ATGGACATAATCTCCCAATTGCAAGATCAAGTCAACACGGTCGCAGCTCTAGCCTTCAACACTTTCGGTGCACTCCAGAGGGACGCTCCCCCTGTCCGACTCTCTCCTAATTACCCCGAACCACCACCTAATCCCACCGACGATGCCGCCGAAGCTCCCAACACCTCCGAACAACCCAAGCTCCTCGGCGCCGGTCTTGTCAAGGCCGCTAAACAG TTTGATGCGCTGGTTGCAGCACTTCCATTGTCCGACGGAGGTGAAGAAGCTCAACTGAAAAGGATCGCGGAGCTCCAG GCTGAAAATGATGCTGTCGGCCAGGAACTTCAGAGACAACTCGAAGCTGCAG AGAAGGAGTTAAAACAGGTCCAAGAATTGTTCGGTCAAGCAACAGATAATTGCTTGAACTTGAAGAAACCAGATTGA